The Cucumis melo cultivar AY chromosome 5, USDA_Cmelo_AY_1.0, whole genome shotgun sequence genome has a segment encoding these proteins:
- the LOC103493360 gene encoding 4-coumarate--CoA ligase CCL1-like — protein sequence MDHEQRNGQDFIFKSKLPDIYIPNHLPLHTYCFEHLAQFQHRPCLINGTTGRIHTYAEVDLAARRFAAGLSKIGIGQGDVIMLMLQNSPEFVFAFLGASFAGAIATTANPLYKPGEIVKQAVAARAKVIITQGEFVEKVWEFAVENGVKILCTDSSSASESAGCLRFSEVMEADENDIPAVKINSNDVVALPFSSGTTGVPKGVMLTHKSLVTSVAQQVDGENPNVNMNSKDVIICVLPLFHIYSLNSVLLCGLRVGAAILILQKYDMSSLLRLIQIHKATIAPFVPPIVLDFAKNPDIHNYDLSSIRIVMSGAAPMGKDLEDTVKARLPNAILGQGYGMTEAGPVLSMCLGFAKEPFNVKSGACGTVVRNAEMKIIHPQSSLSLPRNHPGEICIRGPQIMKGYLNNEEATEKTIDKDGWLHTGDLGFIDDDDEIFIVDRLKELIKYKGYQVAPAELEALLTSNPNITSAAVIPMEDEAAGEIPVAFVVRSKGSKISENDIKNYISDQVIYYKRIRKVFFVDSIPMAPSGKILRKVLKAQLEAGVF from the exons ATGGATCATGAACAAAGGAACGGCCAAGATTTCATCTTCAAATCAAAGCTCCCAGACATTTACATCCCAAACCACCTCCCTCTCCATACCTATTGCTTTGAACACCTCGCCCAATTCCAACACCGGCCTTGCCTCATCAACGGCACCACCGGCCGCATCCACACCTACGCCGAGGTCGACCTAGCAGCGAGACGTTTTGCTGCGGGGCTGAGCAAGATCGGCATCGGACAAGGCGACGTGATAATGCTCATGCTTCAGAACAGCCCTGAGTTTGTGTTTGCATTCCTCGGTGCGTCGTTTGCTGGTGCAATTGCCACGACCGCGAACCCATTGTATAAGCCAGGAGAGATAGTGAAGCAGGCGGTGGCGGCGAGGGCGAAGGTGATAATTACACAAGGGGAGTTTGTGGAGAAGGTGTGGGAATTTGCAGTGGAAAATGGGGTGAAGATATTGTGTACGGATTCCTCGTCGGCCTCGGAGTCAGCGGGTTGTTTGAGATTCTCGGAGGTTATGGAGGCCGATGAGAATGATATTCCAGCGGTGAAGATTAATTCAAATGATGTTGTTGCTCTTCCTTTTTCGTCGGGAACTACTGGAGTTCCAAAAGGAGTTATGCTAACGCATAAATCTCTTGTTACAAGCGTAGCTCAGCAG GTGGATGGAGAGAATCCAAATGTAAACATGAATAGCAAGGATGTGATCATATGTGTTCTTCCATTATTCCATATCTATTCTCTCAACTCTGTTCTCCTCTGTGGACTACGTGTCGGCGCTGCCATTCTCATCCTTCAAAAATACGACATGTCGTCTCTTCTCCGCCTCATTCAAATCCACAAAGCCACAATTGCCCCCTTTGTCCCTCCCATCGTCTTGGACTTTGCCAAAAACCCTGACATCCACAATTACGACTTATCATCCATTCGAATCGTCATGTCGGGTGCTGCCCCCATGGGGAAGGACCTCGAGGACACCGTCAAAGCTAGACTTCCCAATGCCATACTCGGACAG gGGTATGGAATGACGGAGGCAGGGCCAGTGCTGTCGATGTGTTTGGGATTTGCAAAGGAACCATTCAACGTAAAATCAGGTGCATGCGGCACCGTCGTAAGGAATGCTGAGATGAAGATCATACACCCTcaatcttctctttctttaccACGTAATCACCCTGGTGAGATCTGCATACGTGGCCCCCAGATCATGAAAG GTTATCTTAATAACGAAGAAGCAACCGAGAAGACTATAGATAAAGACGGGTGGCTCCACACAGGAGACTTAGGGTTCATCGACGATGACGATGAGATCTTCATTGTTGATCGATTAAAGGAACTGATCAAATACAAAGGATACCAAGTTGCCCCAGCTGAGCTTGAAGCTCTCTTGACTTCGAACCCTAACATTACTTCAGCTGCTGTCATACC TATGGAAGATGAAGCAGCAGGAGAGATCCCTGTTGCGTTTGTTGTTAGATCTAAAGGTTCCAAAATTAGTGAGAATGACATCAAAAACTATATTTCAGATCAG GTTATATATTACAAAAGAATCAGAAAGGTTTTCTTTGTGGACTCGATTCCAATGGCTCCTTCAGGCAAGATATTGAGGAAAGTTCTAAAAGCTCAGTTGGAGGCTGGTgtcttttaa